In Zingiber officinale cultivar Zhangliang chromosome 8B, Zo_v1.1, whole genome shotgun sequence, a single genomic region encodes these proteins:
- the LOC122016626 gene encoding calcium uniporter protein 5, mitochondrial-like, with the protein MWRSFSSSTSRTLLRNLFTSRPAKHPIPPCLLPLPHRFCSSGNDACDHRSPPTESITLEEAKRMIRLANVEALKRKLESEGEEVVGYAQLLEECEGMGVARSRNEAAAFVRALDEVGVVLLFRDKVYLRPDKVLDLVRKVVPFALTPENDPRREELKELQKKKEEIDQLAHKQVRRMLWSGLGYFVLQIGLFFRLTFWEFSWDVMEPITFFSTAAGIIAGYTYFLVTSRDPTYQDLMNRLFLSRQRKLIQKHYFNVERYIELQKQCKHPRENVESWHS; encoded by the exons ATGTGGCGTTCCTTCTCTTCCTCAACCTCGCGAACCCTCCTACGCAATCTATTCACCTCCAGACCGGCGAAGCACCCTATCCCTCCCTGCCTCCTGCCGCTTCCCCACCGCTTCTGCTCCTCCGGCAACGATGCGTGCGACCATAGATCGCCGCCGACGGAGTCGATCACGCTCGAGGAGGCGAAGCGGATGATTCGTCTGGCGAACGTAGAGGCCCTGAAACGGAAGCTGGAGAGCGAGGGAGAGGAGGTCGTCGGGTACGCTCAGCTTCTGGAGGAGTGCGAGGGGATGGGAGTGGCGCGCTCCCGGAACGAGGCTGCCGCCTTTGTCCGAGCGTTGGATGAGGTCGGCGTCGTCCTCTTGTTTAGGGACAAGGTCTATCTCCGCCCCGATAAG GTTTTGGATCTCGTCAGAAAGGTTGTTCCCTTTGCTCTGACACCTGAGAATGATCCCAGAAGAGAAGAGTTGAAGGAATtgcagaaaaagaaagaagaaattgACCAGCTTGCCCACAAGCAGGTTCGACGCATGCTTTGGTCAGGGTTAGGCTACTTCGTTCTTCAGATTGGTCTATTCTTTCGACTTACCTTTTGGGAATTCTCATGGGATGTCATGGAGCCGATAACATTCTTCTCCACCGCAGCTGGTATCATTGCAGGATATACCTATTTCCTTGTTACCTCAAGAGACCCAACTTACCAAGACCTCATGAACCGGCTGTTCTTGTCTAGGCAGCGGAAACTAATTCAGAAACACTATTTTAACGTCGAAAGATATATCGAACTGCAAAAACAATGCAAGCATCCACGGGAGAATGTAGAGTCATGGCATTCTTAA